ACAACAAGACCTTTATTCTTCCTGGCTCCTCGAAATATTGTTTCAAGAATATCTATCATTTCCTGCTTGTCTTCTATAACAAAGTTCATCTTATTATTATTCCCCGTACCAAAGTCACACATCATGTGCTTGTTCTTATAGAAAAACATTACTGTCATGGGGTCGTAGAGTTCATACATTTCATTAAAGTCTGGTACTTCATTTATGTCGCATAAATATATTGCGGCAAAGTTTACAACCTTCTCTGCTATTGAATATAGGATTTCATCCATTAGCATGCAGCTTTTATCCGAGTCTGAACCAAAACGAATCACTACCAAGcgttcttcttctgttACTATAGCTTGATCTACATGCCATCCACTTCTTAAATGAGGCAGGAATACACTTCCCATTGTTTTCGATGGTCTATTTAATGTATCGAATGTTCTTATTGGAAGTACATAGGATATCCGTAATACAAAAATATTCTGAAGCAACGGAACTTCAAAAAACTCAATGCAAAGACTATTCTTGTTACAACGCAAGAAAGCATAGTGAAAATGATATGCTATATGATGATATTATCTTTCATTCGTTTCTATTTACACTATGTACACGCTTGCTAGCAGAGAACCGCGGGTCATCGTGCAGTTTGCTCTATACTTCATTTGCCtttcttcgtcttctttGCAAGATTACCACCTTTTATCTCAACTGCGTTCTCACTTAAAATACCGAAGTAGCTATCCATATCAAAACTATCCTGCGCTTCCTCGCTGTTTCCCTCAACAGCTTTATCGGAGGCACCCTGCTGCCCTTTTTTGGCACTGGTAGCAGGCGCTCCAAGACTGTAGATTGAATTATATTTCTCCTTGAACTTTTGCATTTTTCCACTTGCATTGGCATCGACCACAACCAAGTCTTCCCTGGTTGGACTCCACAGTAAGGAGTTCCTTTGATCTTGGATTAGTCTTACTTCCGCCTTAGGATATTGAGACCTCCTAGTGATAACACTCCCGTCACTAAGCTCGACTTGCATATCAAACTGATGATATATAGGTGGTCTAGCCTTCCCTAGCTTAATTTTCCTTAGCGGCTTAGAAGGCAAAGAAACCTTGACAGACCCATGGTGAACAGAATTAAATCTTCTGGATACAAAAGTACCAAGCATTGCCGAATATATAGCGATACGGATTTGCTGGGAACCAACTGCTGTTCTGTAAAACCTCTGCTCGATCAGTTTATTATCTTGATAGATGCCGAGTACTTGAATCTCTCActattaaaaaattttagACAACGTAGGAAGTGATCTTTAAAATCGAGCAACTAGTCATTATTGGATATTTAGCGCAAAGTTAGGCTCTATGGTCTATAACTGGCAAATGATAGTAGTTTTACAGTTTAGTTTCTTGTACAAACCCATCCAGATGTTTTTGTAGATAATTTGCTGTTTTCTGATCGTATTTGGATATGCGATCGAGAATATCATCTAAAGAAGCAGTTTTAATGTCAAATTCATCTCTTGCATCGTCATCGTCGCCATTATTCGTTGCTACAACGttattttcatcatcatagTCCTCTTCGGCCTCTAGAACTGGATCATCTATTTCCCCGGTTTCAACGCCGTTATCgtcatcatcgtcatctATATTATGCTTCGATTCATCACCCCTATCCATATTGACATCCCCTTCGGCATCTTTGTTCATATCAGACTCCTTCACATGCAGCATGACTTTAAAGTACTTCAGCTTGTGCTCATTAAATTCATAGTTGCCTTGCACCATGCATCCCAGTTCATACTTCACGATTTTACGAATCTTGGCAAGATCTAGATCAGCAAACCAACCCGTAAGCTCGCTTGGGGTATCAAGATATTGAGCTTTCTCATAGACTTCCCGGATATTTGGTTCCTCTATGAGGAGATCAATTTGAAGCATCAAATACCAAGGAATTTGCTTGCCATTAAATCGGAATCTGGAGTCTATGTCGCCCTCAATATTCGACTGGTAAAACCTGTCAGGAGGAGCGGGCACATTTTTTTGAACCGCAGGATTCTTCAATAGCCttttttcaattttaaAGTACTCCGTTTGGTATTTTGCGTATTCATTGGATGATCGAGGGTCGACACCTAATCTGATGTATGTGTTACGCCATGGCCCCTTAGTGAAACGGTACGATACTAAGGCCAATCCAATCTTTAGTACAGGATGTAGATCCTGTGGCACAATACCATCTATATGTCTTTTAATCCAAACATGTCGTTTTTCAAACAATCTCGATAATATCGGTAAGCAAGTTTCCAGTTTCTCATAAAATTTGGAGTCGCTTTTGCTTCCTGGATAAACTTTCGTCTTTTTAGCCACTTCGTACTGTTGTACCAGCTCGGGATGAGGTAAGTGAGGAATATCAACTTCCGGTGCAAAATCATGAACAAACTGTTGGTAATTTTTTATGTATGTGCCCATAACTTTAGATTCTCCTGACGAAGTTTTGGTAGCGTACGGATTACTCTTATATTGATAAACAAATGGCAAATTGACCATTGAAAACCTGGGAATCGGAGGAAGCTGGAAGTCGGTAACCGGACAGTGTACAGATCGATCAACCGTAACATTGTTAACATTTTCGAAAGGCTTACTGTCAAAATCAGGAATATTGTTCACATAAGTTTTTATATTCGACAAGTTAAGGGTCCCAAAACTGCTGTTAAAGTCCTTGGCAGAACTTGAATTATCAAGCCTCACTTGAAAGTCAGACATTTCTCTATATTTAATTGTATTATCCACTATAGCAACTGGAGTGGCTTTCACATTTCGTGGGTCCACCGACGAAATCGCCCTGGCTAGATTCCCCCCACTGCGAGCCAAAGTACCTTTCGGTAACGATATTTTCATAATAATCGATTCATCACGTTGTGGTACACGTTTGCCCACAATTGGATGCTCATTGAAGTAAATTTTACTGCCATCATCATTCCTTCCTTGATTCAAAAACAATTCTAGTCCCACATCTGTCTCGCCACGCAAAGATAACGCAGCTTTGACCTTATTTAGACCACCACACATTTCAATTGCTTTCTTGACACTCGCTTGTGTAGGAGACAGTTTTAGTGGTAATTCAAGGGATGGAATACGAGGAAGATCAAGCGTATATTCTCTTGCAAACGGCCCAGGGACATCTGGCGAGTTTGAAGACCTAGTTCTCGCAATTTCATCACTCATTGATAAAATTAGAATCGCCAAACGGTTGCATTCCACTCAGAACTCAGTGTTCAACCTACTTTAAGTATAATATCTTTGATTAATTAGAAGTAGATATGTTGATAATGACATCCCACGTTTTTAGTGATATATCTACCATAATTGATCATTGCTGGGTATGATGTACCAAGGTACTATAAATATACTATCAATGGTAGCTATAAAAGCTTTGATATACTTTGCATCCAGCGGCAAACAAGCCTACCAGCTTCAGATTAAAAATTCATTACATATCATCAGAGAGTAGTATGTAACTCGGTTTAATAATTAAACTAAACCTTTCTCCTTCTCTAATCTTGATTTCATCTTAGCATACCACTGATCTAACGTCTCACCCGGTCTGTTTAGTACTACGATCACAACTGTCATATTGTCGAAACCTACCCCTGTACTTGAGTCCGCATTGGCTATACCATGGTCTAACACCCTCGTAACTATTTCATCCAACTTTAGTCCCAATATTAAATGATATTTAATAAATTGGATGAGGGACTTGTTGCTGTATATATCCCATATACCGTCACATGCTAATACTAAGAACTCGTCTTTCAGATAGTCCACCTTGTGTGCCAGGATATCCGGTTCTACAGTGACTTGTGATTCTGCGAAATTAACAAATCTCCGAACACCACCCGGGTTGTTTAGTTGGGAGTGCGTATAAGCTACACTCTTTTTAAATTGAAAATCACCAAATGCCCTACTTAATGCGAGAACCCCTCCAACACGCCCAAGAGTCACAGTACCGCCGTCATCGTTAATCCGGATGAGTTCGCTGATATGCTGTGGCTTATGGTCAAAAGACATGTTCTTAATGCACTTGTCACTGGAAGATAATATGCAACGAGAATCCCCACAATTTACAACATATAACATCTGCCCATTGACTATGATTGCCATTATCGCTGTGGAACCGCAAGTTGAGTTCGCAAAATGACTGTGGAGCTCATTATCTTGTAAGGCAAAAGCATCCTTCAAGATCTGAGAAACCAACCCTTCTATAGTTCTAAACCTGCGTTTTATTGGCCCACCCTGTTCTGATTGGTTCCCATACTTACCATATTTGTGGTTTTCAAACGTGTATTTTATCCATTTTAAGATTCCATTAGGGGAATTAGCAAGGAAAATAGAACATTCGTCTCCACCATGGCCGTCGAAGACTCCAAATACCGAAAGATGCAAAGTTTCCTGAACCCCACTAATAGGATTGCGAAAGTTAACGGTTAATTGGCTATCATTGTTCGAAATAATGTGGGAATCTTCCTGCGTTAGTCGGTAACCTTGCATAGACCCAACACAGTTATAGAACTGAACATAACCACCGGTTACAACAGAATTAGATTCTGGAACAGAACCCATATTACTCTCTTGACCGCCAGCCTTATTATCATGACTATGACGACGCAAATGTAACCGATGTAGTCGTTCGCTTGAACGTTGAGGTTTCAGAAATAGCTGTTTTTGTTGTTGCGGCACAACTAATTGTAGATTGGTTTCTGCAGAATAATCATTGTATATTATAGTTTTCTCGGTAAGAGGATGGGACAATAATTGACCCATGACttattcttcttcttgagtGATATCCCTATTCCCTCAATAATAGAGGATATTCTGCTTATAATGTTTAAAAAAGTACGCGATGAGGAGTTTATGGCCTTAAAACCAATACTCTTTAGATCAGAACTCCTTATTCAATTGACTCCCCTTTACTAATTAACCTT
The Eremothecium sinecaudum strain ATCC 58844 chromosome II, complete sequence DNA segment above includes these coding regions:
- the DIB1 gene encoding U4/U6-U5 snRNP complex subunit DIB1 (Syntenic homolog of Ashbya gossypii ADL374W; Syntenic homolog of Saccharomyces cerevisiae YPR082C (DIB1)), with product MGSVFLPHLRSGWHVDQAIVTEEERLVVIRFGSDSDKSCMLMDEILYSIAEKVVNFAAIYLCDINEVPDFNEMYELYDPMTVMFFYKNKHMMCDFGTGNNNKMNFVIEDKQEMIDILETIFRGARKNKGLVVSPYDYNHKRIQ
- the MRPL36 gene encoding mitochondrial 54S ribosomal protein bL31m (Syntenic homolog of Ashbya gossypii ADL375W; Syntenic homolog of Saccharomyces cerevisiae YBR122C (MRPL36)), giving the protein MLGTFVSRRFNSVHHGSVKVSLPSKPLRKIKLGKARPPIYHQFDMQVELSDGSVITRRSQYPKAEVRLIQDQRNSLLWSPTREDLVVVDANASGKMQKFKEKYNSIYSLGAPATSAKKGQQGASDKAVEGNSEEAQDSFDMDSYFGILSENAVEIKGGNLAKKTKKGK
- the TFC1 gene encoding transcription factor TFIIIC subunit TFC1 (Syntenic homolog of Ashbya gossypii ADL376W; Syntenic homolog of Saccharomyces cerevisiae YBR123C (TFC1)): MSDEIARTRSSNSPDVPGPFAREYTLDLPRIPSLELPLKLSPTQASVKKAIEMCGGLNKVKAALSLRGETDVGLELFLNQGRNDDGSKIYFNEHPIVGKRVPQRDESIIMKISLPKGTLARSGGNLARAISSVDPRNVKATPVAIVDNTIKYREMSDFQVRLDNSSSAKDFNSSFGTLNLSNIKTYVNNIPDFDSKPFENVNNVTVDRSVHCPVTDFQLPPIPRFSMVNLPFVYQYKSNPYATKTSSGESKVMGTYIKNYQQFVHDFAPEVDIPHLPHPELVQQYEVAKKTKVYPGSKSDSKFYEKLETCLPILSRLFEKRHVWIKRHIDGIVPQDLHPVLKIGLALVSYRFTKGPWRNTYIRLGVDPRSSNEYAKYQTEYFKIEKRLLKNPAVQKNVPAPPDRFYQSNIEGDIDSRFRFNGKQIPWYLMLQIDLLIEEPNIREVYEKAQYLDTPSELTGWFADLDLAKIRKIVKYELGCMVQGNYEFNEHKLKYFKVMLHVKESDMNKDAEGDVNMDRGDESKHNIDDDDDDNGVETGEIDDPVLEAEEDYDDENNVVATNNGDDDDARDEFDIKTASLDDILDRISKYDQKTANYLQKHLDGFVQETKL
- the PTC4 gene encoding type 2C protein phosphatase PTC4 (Syntenic homolog of Ashbya gossypii ADL377W; Syntenic homolog of Saccharomyces cerevisiae YBR125C (PTC4)), whose product is MGQLLSHPLTEKTIIYNDYSAETNLQLVVPQQQKQLFLKPQRSSERLHRLHLRRHSHDNKAGGQESNMGSVPESNSVVTGGYVQFYNCVGSMQGYRLTQEDSHIISNNDSQLTVNFRNPISGVQETLHLSVFGVFDGHGGDECSIFLANSPNGILKWIKYTFENHKYGKYGNQSEQGGPIKRRFRTIEGLVSQILKDAFALQDNELHSHFANSTCGSTAIMAIIVNGQMLYVVNCGDSRCILSSSDKCIKNMSFDHKPQHISELIRINDDGGTVTLGRVGGVLALSRAFGDFQFKKSVAYTHSQLNNPGGVRRFVNFAESQVTVEPDILAHKVDYLKDEFLVLACDGIWDIYSNKSLIQFIKYHLILGLKLDEIVTRVLDHGIANADSSTGVGFDNMTVVIVVLNRPGETLDQWYAKMKSRLEKEKGLV